GCGATATTGTGACAGACATCATAAACCAACTTCATCCCAAGCGATTTAGGACTGATGGAGAGAGCCTTGTAGAAAGCCTCCCGCGTTAGATGGAGGAGCACCTGTCGATTAGTCCAGGCATAGTTGGCACCGCAACACATAGCAGCGAAGTAGTCCTCTCCTTCCTTTGAGGTTATAGGAGCACAGGCGAGCTGCCTGTCGGGAAGGCTTATCCTATATTTACCTGCCGCTTTCTGCATCACCTTTAAGAAATCGTCGCATATCTGGTACCCGAGCCCCCGGGAGCCGGAATGAATGAGTACCGCTATCTGCCCTTCGAATAAGCCTAATCTTTCTGCTACTTTTTGATCGTATATCTTATCCACCAGATCGATTTCGAGGAAATGGTTGCCCGAGCCCAAAGTCCCCACCTGATCCCGACCCCGCTCTAAAGCACGGTGGCTCACTAAAGACGGATCGGCTTGGGGTAAGCATCCCTCGTTTTCAGTATGGGAGACATCCTCGGGATCGCCAAAACCGTTTTCCACCGCCCAACGGGCACCAATAGCAAGTATCTTCTTCTCATCGGAAATGGAGAGCTTTTTGATAGCTCCAGAAGAGCCCACACCACAGGGAACGGTGGCGAAGAGAGAACGAACGAGGTCACGGATCTTATCCTTTACCTCCTCGTAGCGAAGATTGGTAACCGCGAGACGACAGCCACAATTTATGTCGTAGCCCACGCCACCGGGAGAGATCACCCCTTCATCGTAATCAAAGGCAGCAACCCCCCCGATAGGGAAACCATATCCCCAGTGGATATCAGGCATTGCCAAAGAATAACCGACGATACCGGGAAGATGAGCTACATTTGCCACCTGGGTAGGACTTTCGTCATCTTTTAAGATCTCCATTAACTTCTCACTGGCATATATCCTGCCCGGTACTCGCATACCACCGGTCTTCGGTATCTCCCAGAGGTATGGTTCTATCTTTCTGAGTTCATATTTTCCCATAACTCCCTCCTTCGGGTGAGCTAAGTATCAAATATCACCCTTGCTCCCCAAAGAGCGTTAATCTTTTTAACTTCAAGCTGATGGTAAGTAACCGCTTTTATCTCAAGTAATAATTGATGTCTTGTTGGATCATACCTTTCGCCAAAGGCTTTAGCCCGGAGGATGTTATCCCCAAGCTCCTCTACTTGAAAGTGGGAAAAGATAAGATGATCGAGCGAAAACCGATATAGAAGCTCCCCAAGCCAGGAATGGAGAAGATCCTCTAGGCTCTCCTCCTCAAAAGAGAAACTAAACGCCTTCTTCTGAGATACGGAATCAAGCGAAGCCATAAGATGAAACATAGCAAAGGCAGCGTTTTCAAAGAGCTCCGGCAAACTCTTCCCAAAAACCTCGATGCCGACATCCGCAGTATGATCGATTAGACGATATCTACCACAGATAAGGGGGAAAGAGGGTTTACTCACCATCCTCCAAACTTCCTCTTCAGGTGAAAGAGTTTAAGGACATCCCCCCGGGTGATGATGCCGACCAGCCTCCCATCTTCAACCACAGGTAGAGATTTCTCTCCCGAATAAAGCATCTTCTTAAAGGAGGAGGCAACATCGTCTTCGGGAGAAATGATTAGCTCTTTAGGAAGGGTCTTCATCGCCTGATAAACCTCGGTTTCGCTCCAGAGCTCCCGGGGAACCTCCTTCACATCATCAACGGTAATGGTTCCCAAAAGCTTCTCACCATCTACAACCGGGAAGCAATTATAGCGATAACGGAGGAAAAACTCCTTTACTACATAATCGAGGGCAAGCTGAGAGGAGACAGAAACTACATCTTCGTTCATCGCCTCTTTTACCTTGATCCCGGCTATGCTTCCAAGAAGATTAGCAAGCTCATACGCCTCGGTTGCCGCCTGCTGGAGGAAAATCCCGATCAGGATCAACCAAGCACCGTTGAGAAATCTACCCCAGAACAGATTGATAAAGCCGAGGAAGAGAAGTATGTTCCCGAACCACCGCCCCACATTGCTCGCGGTCTTGGTCGCTTTCTCCTGATCCCCGCTCTTCTTCCAAAGGTGAGCGCGGAGGATCCTTCCTCCATCGAGAGGAAAACCAGGGATAAGATTAAACAGAGCCAAGATAAAGTTTATAAGAAATAGGTAAAAGAAAATAGTAACGGCGATGGAACTGGGCGAGACTGCCTTTACAAATTGAGAAAGTCCCCAGAACAAAACAGCTAAAACTAAACTGCTCAGCGGCCCTGCTATCGCCATTCTCAGTTCAGTCTTTGCATCCTCAGGCTCCTTTGCGATCTGGGCAACACCGCCGAAGATGAAAAGGGTAATCCCCCTTATTTTAAGGCCATGGGCTAAAGCAACCAAGGAATGACTCAGCTCATGAAGGAGAACGGAAACAAAAAGGAGAAGGGTGCTTATCAACCCTGCCACCCAGTAGGTCGAAGTAGCGAGATAAGGGCGAGCCTGAGGGAAATAACCGGTAGCTAAGGTCCAAGCAATCAGGGCGAATATTATGAACCACGAGTAGTTCAAGGAAATTTGAATCCCAAAAATCTTAAATAGCTTTATCCCACCTTTTGCTATCACTCGTTCTTTAATGGGCACTTTTTCCTCCTCATTAAGTGACACTTAAATATAGTCTAAATCCGGTGATTAATCAACTACAATATCTATTTAAAACAAGTGTCCCTCCGACTCACCATCTCAACATCCAAGATAAAAATGACTTAGCAGAATAAAAACAGGAAAATTGAGTCCAAAGCTGATCTTATATTAATCAAAGCAAAACCAAAAGACGGAGGAGAAACAATGATACCTTGTTTTTCATCCCGGGAATGATATTCTCCCTGCCTAAAAAACAACTCACTCTCAAGGAGACTTACGATCGGTATATCGAAGCGGTTCAAAAACGCGATCTAAAACCGCTTATGTCCACCGTCACCGAAGGCAAAGATTTCACCTTCCTCCCTTCTTCAGGTAGGGTAATCTCCAGTCCGGAGGGATATAGCAGATTTCATATTCGCTGGTTCTCATATCCAGATTGGACGATCGAGTTTAAACTTGAGGAGTGGTGCCAAAGTGCAGAATATGGATACTTTCGAACTTGGTATCGCTACCGGGAAAAGGATAAAAAGGGGGTCTGGCACGAAGAGGAGGCTTACTTCACCCTGATCTTTCATAAAGAAGCTAACGGCTGGAAGGTAGTCTACGACCAGATAACACCGATCCACAAATAAGGGGAGAGGCAGAGATGTAGATAAAGCATTTAAACAAGCTTATGCATTCATTTTTTTCTCCCATATGAGGGACCTTCCCGCTCTCCTGAGAAATAGAGCTACTCTTCTATCTCCTTCTAACTGCTACTAATGAGCTCTCTGCCGAAAGCAGTCTCAATCCTAAATTTTAATGAGCCTATTGCTCCTACTTTCTTTGAAAGTCGTATCCTTATTTCCTGTCCCAATACTATTGATGAACTTTCTGCCGAAGGGGGTTTCAATCCTTGTTTTAATGAATCGGCTTCCTCAACTAAAGTGTCCTTCCGACTTGACCGCACAAAGGAGAAGGCAGGGAAAATAAAACCCTCTTTTTCTATGAATTCTGGAAAGATAAAGAAGTTATCTTTTCCTACAATAAAAATAGTTTTTGCCTTTCGAAGAGGGAAATTAAAGTTCAGCACGGCTGACAAATCAAATTAGATAGGCCACCAAGAAAAAGGCTTGACAGAGTAGATATTTGTTGATTATATATAAATATGCAAATATTTGAATATAAGGAGAAGGCATGCGAGAATTAATTAAGGTGCGAAGGACATTATCTGATAAAGTGAGACTTTGCATTCTGAAAATTCTTCAGGAAGGGGATGAACTTTGTGTTTGTGAAATTATGCAGGCACTAGATATTTCACAAACAAGGGCATCTAGAAATTTAGGCATTCTCAGAAATGCAGGAATTGTAACCGGTAGACGCGGAGGGGTATAGATATATTTTTTGATAAACGAGAGAAAGATTAACGAATATCATTATGAACTAATAAAATCATTGCCTGAAGAAGAAATTGTTCAAAGGGATAAAGAAAAACTAAAGAGGGTAATGAAATTAGGTTCAAAATATAAATGCGTGAAAAACGAAAAGCATAAAGATAAGGAGGTTAAAAAAATGGCGTGGATAACAGGATATCCAAGAGAAAAGGTTAAATGGTATCCTACTATAGATCTAAGTAAATGCGTAAAGTGTGGGATGTGTATGAATTGCGGAAAAAATGTTTACGAATGGACCAAAGACGGTCCTAGGGTTGTACGTCCTTTTCAGTGTGTTGTAGGATGCAGCACTTGTGGCAATCTCTGTCTTGGAAACGCTATAACTTTTCCCGATATACAGGAAGTCAGAGAAATTTATAAAAAACATGGAATTTGGGCAAAAGTAAAAAAGCAATTGATTGAAGAA
This portion of the Acidobacteriota bacterium genome encodes:
- a CDS encoding RtcB family protein, which translates into the protein MGKYELRKIEPYLWEIPKTGGMRVPGRIYASEKLMEILKDDESPTQVANVAHLPGIVGYSLAMPDIHWGYGFPIGGVAAFDYDEGVISPGGVGYDINCGCRLAVTNLRYEEVKDKIRDLVRSLFATVPCGVGSSGAIKKLSISDEKKILAIGARWAVENGFGDPEDVSHTENEGCLPQADPSLVSHRALERGRDQVGTLGSGNHFLEIDLVDKIYDQKVAERLGLFEGQIAVLIHSGSRGLGYQICDDFLKVMQKAAGKYRISLPDRQLACAPITSKEGEDYFAAMCCGANYAWTNRQVLLHLTREAFYKALSISPKSLGMKLVYDVCHNIAKIEEHTFNGRKIKVCVHRKGATRAFPPHHPEVPAVYRDVGQPVLIPGDMGSYSFVLVGTKRAMEKTFGSTCHGAGRVLSRSQAIKRGKGRAIDRELAQKGIVVMAKGRGTLAEEMPEAYKNVEDVVEVMHKAGISLMVARLRPLGVVKG
- a CDS encoding archease produces the protein MVSKPSFPLICGRYRLIDHTADVGIEVFGKSLPELFENAAFAMFHLMASLDSVSQKKAFSFSFEEESLEDLLHSWLGELLYRFSLDHLIFSHFQVEELGDNILRAKAFGERYDPTRHQLLLEIKAVTYHQLEVKKINALWGARVIFDT
- a CDS encoding site-2 protease family protein; protein product: MPIKERVIAKGGIKLFKIFGIQISLNYSWFIIFALIAWTLATGYFPQARPYLATSTYWVAGLISTLLLFVSVLLHELSHSLVALAHGLKIRGITLFIFGGVAQIAKEPEDAKTELRMAIAGPLSSLVLAVLFWGLSQFVKAVSPSSIAVTIFFYLFLINFILALFNLIPGFPLDGGRILRAHLWKKSGDQEKATKTASNVGRWFGNILLFLGFINLFWGRFLNGAWLILIGIFLQQAATEAYELANLLGSIAGIKVKEAMNEDVVSVSSQLALDYVVKEFFLRYRYNCFPVVDGEKLLGTITVDDVKEVPRELWSETEVYQAMKTLPKELIISPEDDVASSFKKMLYSGEKSLPVVEDGRLVGIITRGDVLKLFHLKRKFGGW
- a CDS encoding nuclear transport factor 2 family protein, with protein sequence MFFIPGMIFSLPKKQLTLKETYDRYIEAVQKRDLKPLMSTVTEGKDFTFLPSSGRVISSPEGYSRFHIRWFSYPDWTIEFKLEEWCQSAEYGYFRTWYRYREKDKKGVWHEEEAYFTLIFHKEANGWKVVYDQITPIHK
- a CDS encoding winged helix-turn-helix transcriptional regulator, yielding MRELIKVRRTLSDKVRLCILKILQEGDELCVCEIMQALDISQTRASRNLGILRNAGIVTGRRGGV
- a CDS encoding ferredoxin family protein; its protein translation is MAWITGYPREKVKWYPTIDLSKCVKCGMCMNCGKNVYEWTKDGPRVVRPFQCVVGCSTCGNLCLGNAITFPDIQEVREIYKKHGIWAKVKKQLIEEGKIQDSSTGEE